In the genome of Fibrobacter sp. UWR4, one region contains:
- a CDS encoding O-acetylhomoserine aminocarboxypropyltransferase/cysteine synthase family protein, with protein MSQNLHFETLQLHVGQESADPATDSRAVPIYATTSYVFHNSQHAADRFGLRDAGNIYGRLTNSTQGVFEQRIAALEGGSAALAVASGAAAITYAIEALAQAGDHVVAQKTIYGGSYNLLKHTLAPFGVSTSFVDTHNLAEVEAAIKENTKILYLETLGNPNSDVSDIDALIELGHKHGLAVIVDNTFGTPFLFRPIEHGADVVVHSATKFIGGHGTTLGGIIIESGKTNWKSGKFPTIANPNVSYHGVSFADAVPGAAFVTYIRAILLRDQGAAISPFAAWALIQGTETLSLRIERHVENTKKVVEFLSKHPKVASVSHPSLPTHPDHENFKKYFPKGGASIFTFEIKGGQAEAWKFIDNLKIFSLLANVADVKSLVIHPYTTTHSELNEEEFKEQHITPSTIRLSIGTEHIDDIIADLEQALAQV; from the coding sequence ATGTCTCAGAATCTTCACTTTGAAACTCTTCAGCTCCACGTTGGCCAGGAATCCGCAGACCCCGCAACCGATTCTCGCGCAGTTCCTATTTACGCAACAACCTCTTACGTTTTCCACAACTCCCAGCATGCCGCCGATCGTTTCGGCCTTCGCGATGCCGGTAACATTTACGGTCGCTTGACCAACTCCACCCAGGGCGTTTTCGAACAGCGTATCGCTGCATTGGAAGGTGGTTCCGCAGCTCTCGCTGTTGCATCTGGCGCCGCTGCCATTACTTACGCCATTGAAGCTCTCGCTCAGGCTGGCGATCACGTGGTTGCCCAGAAGACCATTTACGGCGGCTCCTACAACTTGCTGAAGCACACCTTGGCACCTTTCGGCGTAAGCACTTCTTTCGTTGACACTCACAACCTCGCTGAAGTTGAAGCTGCCATCAAGGAAAACACCAAGATCCTTTACCTGGAAACTCTCGGCAACCCCAACTCTGACGTTTCCGATATCGACGCTCTTATCGAACTTGGCCACAAGCACGGCCTCGCTGTTATCGTTGACAACACCTTCGGTACTCCGTTCCTGTTCCGCCCCATTGAACACGGCGCAGACGTAGTTGTTCATTCCGCTACCAAGTTCATTGGCGGCCACGGCACAACTCTCGGCGGTATCATCATTGAATCCGGAAAGACCAACTGGAAGTCTGGCAAGTTCCCCACCATTGCAAACCCCAATGTGAGCTACCACGGCGTAAGCTTTGCTGATGCAGTTCCGGGTGCTGCATTCGTGACCTACATCCGCGCAATCCTCCTCCGCGACCAGGGCGCTGCAATTTCCCCGTTTGCTGCATGGGCTCTCATCCAGGGTACTGAAACTTTGTCCCTGCGTATCGAACGTCATGTGGAAAATACCAAGAAGGTTGTGGAATTCCTTTCCAAGCACCCCAAGGTTGCTTCCGTTAGCCACCCCAGCCTCCCGACCCATCCGGACCACGAAAACTTCAAGAAGTATTTCCCCAAGGGTGGCGCCTCCATCTTTACCTTTGAAATCAAGGGCGGTCAGGCTGAAGCTTGGAAGTTCATTGACAACCTGAAAATCTTCAGCCTTCTCGCTAACGTTGCTGACGTGAAGAGCTTGGTGATTCATCCGTACACCACCACTCATTCCGAATTGAATGAAGAAGAATTCAAGGAACAGCACATCACGCCGTCCACCATCCGCCTGTCTATCGGTACCGAACACATCGATGACATCATCGCCGACTTGGAACAGGCTCTGGCACAGGTTTAA
- a CDS encoding N-formylglutamate amidohydrolase, with protein MFNDFKLLVTCEHASCNVPAFARNLNIPREVQESHRGFDIGAFGVYKDLVRKAKPDFYSAGKYSRLFIDLNRSLWNKTVFSEFWDAYKPKENSPEGDMAKYLSLRKQAYAYYLNYRKEVEDFVRATDGFAIHLAIHSFTPVLNGVVRDTDIGVLYDPNRPMERTIADAIISEIHVRAPELKVRRNYPYQGKTDGLCTAMREISPFYAGFEIEFNQRLFR; from the coding sequence ATGTTTAATGATTTTAAGTTGCTCGTGACTTGCGAACATGCTAGTTGCAATGTGCCCGCTTTTGCCCGCAACCTCAATATTCCTCGGGAGGTTCAGGAATCCCATCGGGGTTTCGACATTGGGGCATTTGGGGTCTACAAGGATTTGGTAAGAAAGGCTAAACCGGATTTTTATTCTGCAGGGAAGTACAGCCGTCTATTTATCGATCTAAATCGCAGCCTCTGGAATAAGACTGTCTTTAGCGAATTTTGGGATGCGTATAAACCTAAGGAAAATTCTCCCGAAGGGGATATGGCAAAATATTTGTCTCTTCGCAAACAGGCTTATGCCTACTACTTGAACTATCGCAAGGAAGTAGAAGATTTTGTACGGGCTACGGATGGATTTGCAATTCATCTTGCGATTCACAGTTTTACTCCGGTGCTTAATGGAGTGGTGCGTGATACGGATATAGGCGTCCTGTATGATCCAAATCGTCCGATGGAGCGAACGATTGCGGATGCAATTATCAGTGAAATTCATGTCCGCGCTCCGGAATTGAAAGTGCGTAGGAATTATCCCTATCAAGGAAAAACTGATGGACTTTGCACGGCGATGCGAGAAATTTCTCCATTCTATGCGGGATTTGAAATAGAATTCAATCAACGGCTATTCCGCTGA
- a CDS encoding acyltransferase gives MIQRDDTTAVKGVAIILMLLHHIFAFPYRLVNGASYEPMIPMSDGTSVIWHLALLGKVCVAMFTVMAGFGIYRSFSKQLQACGDGDKTETYLSFIFRRLKKLYFKVWPVFLVFVPMGLFLRCPFITKDLASWVKNALLIDSTFNAEWWFLTSYLILVLMSPMVMAFFNRKRNSLYSDIVWITILAVFIERVLLNVVLLSDKLIYLRASFIWVKMSPTLILLPMFMLGAWMAKYEICERLIEKFNGRGVLRVLTGLVFIVIPLILRDGWVQGNTWGFDQFDSLYGASLCLGIIMVTYKLNILKKPLVVIGKQSTGIWLIHSFFCFYYFQQFSYAPKKSVLVFLLVFGMSFASAWIIDFCAGLIVKRCFKNVA, from the coding sequence ATGATCCAGAGAGACGATACTACTGCTGTGAAAGGTGTTGCAATTATACTGATGCTTTTGCATCATATTTTTGCATTCCCCTATCGATTAGTAAACGGCGCTTCCTACGAGCCGATGATTCCCATGAGTGATGGAACTTCCGTCATTTGGCATCTGGCGTTGCTGGGGAAGGTTTGCGTTGCCATGTTTACGGTCATGGCGGGTTTTGGTATCTACCGCAGTTTTTCCAAACAGCTGCAGGCTTGTGGTGATGGGGATAAGACGGAGACTTACCTGTCCTTCATTTTCCGTCGTCTGAAAAAACTTTATTTTAAAGTATGGCCGGTTTTCTTGGTGTTCGTCCCCATGGGTCTGTTCCTGCGTTGCCCTTTCATTACGAAGGATTTGGCTAGCTGGGTAAAGAACGCTCTTCTGATTGATTCCACGTTTAATGCGGAATGGTGGTTCCTGACGTCCTACTTGATTTTGGTGCTCATGTCTCCCATGGTCATGGCATTTTTCAACCGTAAGCGCAATTCCCTCTATAGTGATATTGTGTGGATTACTATTCTTGCGGTCTTTATTGAACGAGTTCTTTTGAATGTGGTTTTGCTCAGCGATAAGTTGATTTACCTGCGCGCATCCTTCATTTGGGTGAAGATGAGTCCCACCTTGATTTTGCTTCCCATGTTCATGCTGGGCGCCTGGATGGCTAAGTACGAAATCTGTGAAAGGCTTATAGAAAAGTTTAATGGCAGGGGGGTGCTGCGCGTTCTTACGGGTCTTGTGTTTATCGTGATTCCTTTGATTTTGAGAGATGGCTGGGTGCAGGGAAATACCTGGGGCTTTGACCAGTTTGACTCCCTTTACGGAGCGTCCCTCTGCTTGGGTATCATTATGGTGACTTATAAGCTGAATATCCTTAAGAAGCCTCTGGTTGTTATTGGAAAACAGTCTACAGGTATCTGGCTGATCCATAGCTTCTTCTGCTTCTACTATTTTCAGCAGTTCTCTTATGCTCCCAAAAAATCCGTACTGGTGTTCTTGCTGGTATTTGGGATGTCTTTTGCAAGCGCTTGGATTATAGATTTTTGCGCAGGTTTAATAGTCAAGCGTTGCTTCAAGAACGTTGCATGA